In Helicobacter pylori, a single genomic region encodes these proteins:
- the fliR gene encoding flagellar type III secretion system protein FliR: MLDFLQELSTPHVGDFFLLFLRVSGVLSFFPFFENHLVPLSVRGALSLYVSAIFYPTLEFSNATYTPEGFIIACLCELFLGVCASVFLQIVFASLVFATDSISFSMGLTMASAYDPISGSQKPIVGQALLLLAILILLDLSFHHQIILFVDHSLKAVPLGRFVFEPELAKNIVKAFSHLFVIGFSMAFPILCLVLLSDIIFGMIMKTHPQFNLLAIGFPVKIAIGFVGIILIASAIMGRFKDEISLAFSVISKIF, translated from the coding sequence ATGCTAGATTTCCTCCAAGAGCTTAGCACCCCCCATGTTGGGGATTTTTTCTTGTTGTTTTTAAGGGTTAGTGGGGTGTTATCTTTTTTCCCTTTTTTTGAAAACCATTTAGTGCCTTTATCGGTACGTGGGGCTTTGAGTTTGTATGTGAGCGCGATTTTTTACCCCACTTTAGAGTTTTCAAACGCCACTTACACGCCAGAGGGTTTTATCATCGCTTGTTTATGCGAGCTGTTTTTAGGGGTGTGCGCGTCTGTCTTTTTACAGATCGTCTTTGCGAGCTTGGTGTTTGCCACTGACAGCATTAGCTTTTCTATGGGGCTTACCATGGCGAGTGCTTATGATCCCATTTCAGGATCGCAAAAACCCATCGTGGGGCAAGCCCTTTTATTGTTAGCGATTTTAATTTTATTGGATTTATCGTTCCACCATCAAATCATTTTATTTGTGGATCACAGCTTAAAAGCCGTCCCTTTAGGGCGATTTGTCTTTGAGCCAGAATTAGCTAAAAACATTGTCAAAGCCTTTTCGCACTTGTTTGTCATAGGGTTTTCTATGGCGTTCCCTATTTTATGCTTGGTGTTATTGAGCGATATTATTTTTGGCATGATCATGAAAACCCACCCTCAATTCAACCTGCTCGCTATCGGATTTCCGGTTAAAATTGCGATTGGGTTTGTGGGCATTATTTTAATCGCTTCGGCTATCATGGGGCGTTTTAAAGATGAAATCAGCCTGGCCTTTAGCGTTATTAGTAAAATCTTTTAA
- a CDS encoding molybdopterin molybdenumtransferase MoeA, whose translation MISFKEALKIHSNIPLKPLEVEVVSLFESAGRILAEDIICVHTLPKFNQSAMDGYGFKMQDLGQKTQIVQHIFAGDDVSALEVKENECVKIMTGAMVPKGIETIVPIECMLESHTNFALAPKDFKIHANIRQKGENASLNSVLVPKNTRLNYGHIALIASQGFKEIKAFRKLKIALFSSGDELVPLGQNALECQVYDVNSVGVFNMLKNYNTHFLGVLKDDKNLQLKILELQDYDVILSSAGVSVGDKDFFKDALKEKNALFYYEKVNLKPGKPVTLAQLNQSIIIGLPGNPLSCLLVLRVLILPLLERLSLNKDFKLKPFKAQINAPLKLKDKRTHLILGNYSNHQFIPYNNNRYESGAIQALAQVDSIALIDEGVGLVQGEIEILRFEN comes from the coding sequence ATGATTAGTTTTAAAGAGGCTCTAAAAATCCATTCTAACATTCCCCTAAAACCCTTAGAAGTAGAAGTTGTCTCTTTGTTTGAAAGCGCAGGGCGCATTTTAGCAGAGGATATTATTTGCGTTCACACTTTGCCTAAATTCAATCAAAGCGCTATGGACGGCTATGGGTTTAAAATGCAAGATTTGGGCCAAAAAACTCAAATCGTTCAACACATCTTTGCCGGAGATGATGTGAGCGCTTTAGAAGTCAAAGAAAATGAATGCGTTAAAATCATGACTGGAGCGATGGTGCCAAAGGGAATAGAAACGATCGTTCCCATAGAATGCATGCTAGAAAGCCATACAAATTTCGCCCTAGCTCCTAAAGATTTTAAAATTCACGCTAATATCCGTCAAAAGGGCGAAAACGCTTCTTTAAACAGCGTGTTAGTCCCTAAAAATACCCGTTTGAATTATGGGCATATCGCGCTCATTGCCTCTCAAGGGTTCAAAGAAATCAAAGCGTTTAGAAAATTAAAAATCGCTCTCTTTAGCAGCGGCGATGAATTAGTGCCTTTAGGGCAAAACGCCCTAGAATGCCAGGTTTATGATGTGAATTCAGTGGGTGTTTTTAACATGCTTAAAAACTACAACACGCATTTTCTAGGGGTTTTAAAAGATGATAAAAATTTACAGCTTAAAATACTTGAATTGCAAGACTATGATGTCATCCTTTCAAGCGCGGGGGTGAGCGTAGGGGATAAAGACTTTTTTAAAGACGCCTTGAAAGAAAAAAACGCCCTTTTTTATTACGAAAAAGTCAATCTCAAACCTGGAAAACCGGTAACTTTAGCCCAACTCAATCAAAGCATTATTATAGGCTTACCGGGTAATCCTTTAAGTTGCTTACTGGTCTTACGAGTTTTGATTCTACCCTTATTGGAGCGCTTATCCTTGAATAAAGATTTTAAATTAAAACCCTTTAAGGCTCAAATCAATGCCCCCTTAAAGCTTAAAGACAAACGCACGCATTTGATTTTAGGCAACTATTCAAACCACCAATTCATTCCTTACAACAACAACCGCTATGAATCAGGAGCGATTCAAGCCCTTGCGCAAGTGGATTCTATCGCTCTAATTGATGAAGGAGTGGGATTAGTTCAGGGCGAAATTGAAATTTTAAGGTTTGAAAATTAA
- the prfB gene encoding peptide chain release factor 2 produces MDNYTYSELLKSLQNKCDNIALIIKPEKIKQELERIEKEQEDPNFWQDVLKARDTNKEKVRLNRLLETYQKTKNSLDESVELFELAQNDNDEVTLSLLYEEAPILEHSVQKVEIEIMLSGENDASNAIITIQPGAGGTESQDWASILYRMYLRWAERRGFKSEILDYQDGEEAGIKGVAFIIKGENAYGYLKNENGVHRLVRISPFDANAKRHTSFASVQISPELDDDIDIEIDEKDVRYDYYRASGAGGQHVNKTESAVRITHFPTGIVVQCQNDRSQHKNKASALKMLKSKLYELELEKQQSSAKNEEKSEIGWGHQIRSYVLAPYQQVKDARSNIAYSNVEAILDGDIDAILEGVLIAKA; encoded by the coding sequence GTGGATAACTACACCTATAGCGAATTGTTAAAAAGCTTGCAAAACAAATGCGATAATATCGCCTTAATCATCAAGCCTGAAAAGATCAAGCAAGAATTAGAACGCATTGAAAAAGAGCAAGAAGACCCTAATTTTTGGCAAGATGTCTTAAAAGCTAGAGACACCAATAAAGAAAAAGTGCGCTTGAACCGCTTGCTAGAAACCTATCAAAAAACGAAAAATTCTTTAGATGAAAGCGTGGAATTGTTTGAACTCGCTCAAAACGATAACGATGAGGTTACTTTATCCTTGCTCTATGAAGAGGCTCCCATTTTAGAACACAGCGTGCAAAAAGTGGAAATTGAAATCATGCTAAGCGGTGAAAACGACGCTTCAAACGCTATTATCACCATTCAGCCTGGAGCGGGGGGGACTGAAAGTCAGGATTGGGCGAGCATTTTGTATCGCATGTATTTGAGGTGGGCGGAAAGAAGGGGCTTTAAAAGCGAGATTTTAGATTATCAAGATGGCGAAGAAGCGGGCATTAAAGGGGTCGCCTTTATCATTAAGGGCGAAAACGCTTATGGCTATTTGAAAAATGAAAACGGGGTGCATAGGCTTGTAAGGATTTCGCCCTTTGATGCGAACGCCAAACGGCACACGAGTTTTGCGAGCGTGCAAATTAGCCCTGAATTGGACGATGATATTGATATAGAAATTGATGAAAAAGATGTCCGTTATGATTATTATAGAGCCAGTGGGGCAGGCGGTCAGCATGTCAATAAAACAGAAAGTGCGGTTAGGATCACGCATTTCCCTACCGGCATTGTGGTGCAATGCCAAAACGACAGGAGCCAGCATAAAAACAAAGCGAGCGCGTTAAAAATGCTTAAATCCAAGCTTTATGAATTGGAATTAGAAAAGCAGCAAAGCAGCGCCAAAAATGAAGAAAAAAGCGAGATCGGTTGGGGGCATCAAATAAGAAGCTATGTCCTAGCCCCCTACCAGCAAGTCAAAGACGCGCGCTCCAATATTGCTTATAGCAATGTGGAAGCGATTTTAGACGGCGATATTGATGCGATTTTAGAGGGCGTTTTGATTGCTAAAGCTTAA
- a CDS encoding chemotaxis protein, whose protein sequence is MTQEELDALVNGGDLENLEALEAKEEAKEPTKEKEEVKESKESSSQKMTVKKEDAEKYGKISPNEWPPPPPTEEHKVVHQLDDVTRDSEVKATQIFDQLDLIGASAEKIAKMVKKIQEPLQKHQEIFDNLHAHFPHVESFKTALNEQQEILNALKSIEEEAANCSDSSMQAMDIMQFQDIHRQKIERVVNVMRALSQYMNSLFEGKIDDSKRVSSATFITGDDDKDLASADDIEALIASFGAK, encoded by the coding sequence ATGACACAAGAAGAATTAGACGCTTTGGTGAATGGTGGCGATTTGGAAAATTTGGAAGCCTTAGAGGCTAAAGAAGAGGCTAAAGAGCCAACTAAAGAGAAAGAAGAGGTTAAAGAATCCAAAGAAAGCTCTAGCCAAAAAATGACCGTCAAAAAAGAAGACGCTGAAAAATACGGCAAGATTAGCCCTAATGAATGGCCTCCTCCTCCCCCCACTGAAGAGCATAAAGTCGTGCATCAATTAGATGATGTTACAAGAGATTCTGAAGTGAAAGCCACGCAAATTTTTGATCAATTGGATTTGATCGGGGCTAGTGCTGAAAAAATCGCTAAAATGGTTAAAAAAATCCAAGAACCTTTGCAAAAACACCAAGAAATTTTTGACAATTTGCATGCGCATTTCCCCCATGTTGAATCTTTTAAAACCGCGCTCAATGAGCAACAAGAAATCCTAAACGCCCTTAAAAGCATTGAAGAAGAAGCCGCTAATTGCTCTGATAGCTCCATGCAAGCGATGGATATTATGCAGTTTCAAGACATCCACCGCCAAAAAATTGAACGAGTGGTCAATGTCATGCGAGCGCTCAGCCAATACATGAATTCGCTTTTTGAAGGCAAAATTGATGATTCTAAGCGCGTGAGTTCAGCGACTTTTATCACCGGCGATGACGATAAAGATTTAGCCAGTGCGGACGATATTGAAGCCTTGATCGCTTCTTTTGGAGCCAAGTGA
- a CDS encoding U32 family peptidase, with product MNQVELLSPAGNLKKLKIALNYGADAVYGGVSHFSLRNRASKEFTLETFKEGIDYAHALNKKVYATINGFPFNSQLKLLEEHIDKMAELEPDAFIIAAPGVIKLALKIAPHIPIHLSTQANVLNLLDAQVFYDLGVKRIVCARELSLNDAIEIKKALPDLELEIFVHGSMCFAFSGRCLISALQKGRVPNRGSCANDCRFDYEYYVKNPDNGVMMRLVEEEGVGTHIFNAKDLNLSGHIAEILSSNAISALKIEGRTKSSYYAAQTTRIYRLAVDDFYHNTLKPSFYASELNTLKNRGFTDGYLMRRPFERLDTQNHQTAISEGDFQVNGEITEDGRFFACKFTTTTNTAYEIIAPKNAAITPIVNEIGKIYTFEKRSYLVLYKILLENNTELETIHSGNVNLVRLPAPLPAFSFLRTQVESKNGI from the coding sequence TTGAATCAAGTTGAATTACTCTCTCCAGCCGGTAATTTAAAAAAACTTAAAATCGCTCTCAACTATGGGGCTGATGCGGTTTATGGGGGGGTGAGCCATTTTTCTTTACGCAATCGCGCCAGCAAGGAATTTACTTTAGAGACCTTTAAAGAAGGGATTGACTACGCCCATGCCTTGAATAAAAAAGTCTATGCGACCATCAATGGTTTCCCTTTCAATTCACAGCTCAAACTTTTAGAAGAACATATTGATAAAATGGCAGAATTAGAGCCAGACGCTTTTATTATCGCTGCGCCTGGTGTCATCAAGCTCGCTTTAAAAATCGCCCCGCATATCCCTATCCATTTATCCACGCAAGCGAATGTCTTGAATTTGCTGGATGCGCAAGTGTTTTATGATCTAGGGGTTAAACGCATTGTGTGCGCTAGGGAATTGAGCTTGAATGATGCGATTGAAATTAAAAAAGCCTTACCCGATTTAGAATTAGAAATCTTTGTGCATGGGAGCATGTGCTTTGCCTTTTCAGGGCGCTGCTTGATTTCGGCCTTACAAAAGGGGCGCGTGCCTAATAGAGGGAGTTGCGCGAATGATTGCCGGTTTGATTATGAGTATTACGTGAAAAACCCTGATAACGGCGTGATGATGCGATTAGTTGAAGAAGAGGGCGTAGGCACGCATATTTTTAACGCTAAAGATTTGAACCTCTCTGGCCATATCGCTGAAATTTTAAGCTCCAACGCCATTAGCGCGCTCAAGATTGAAGGGCGCACCAAGTCCAGTTATTACGCCGCGCAAACCACACGCATCTATCGTTTAGCGGTTGATGATTTTTACCATAACACCTTAAAACCGAGTTTTTATGCTAGCGAATTGAACACGCTTAAAAACAGGGGTTTTACGGACGGCTATTTGATGCGAAGGCCTTTTGAAAGGCTAGACACTCAAAACCACCAAACAGCCATTAGCGAAGGGGATTTTCAAGTCAATGGCGAAATAACTGAAGACGGGCGTTTTTTTGCATGCAAATTCACCACTACCACTAACACCGCTTATGAAATCATCGCCCCCAAAAATGCGGCTATCACGCCCATAGTCAATGAAATTGGCAAGATTTACACCTTTGAAAAACGCTCTTATTTAGTGCTGTATAAAATCCTTTTAGAAAATAACACCGAGTTAGAAACTATCCATAGCGGGAACGTGAATTTAGTGCGACTGCCCGCACCCTTACCGGCTTTTAGTTTTTTACGCACCCAAGTAGAGTCTAAAAATGGCATTTAG
- a CDS encoding DNA-binding response regulator, with the protein MIEVLMIEDDIELAEFLSEFLLQHGIHVTNYDEPYTGLSAANTQNYDLLLLDLTLPNLDGLEVCKRISKQKHIPIIISSARSDVEDKIKALDYGADDYLPKPYDPKELLARIQSLLRRSHKKEEVSEPGDANIFRVDKDSREVYMHEKKLDLTRAEYEILSLLISKKGYVFSRESIAIESESINPESSNKSIDVIIGRLRSKIEKNPKQPQYIISVRGIGYKLEY; encoded by the coding sequence ATGATAGAAGTTTTAATGATAGAAGATGATATAGAACTAGCCGAGTTTTTGAGCGAGTTTTTGCTCCAACATGGCATTCATGTAACCAATTACGATGAGCCATATACCGGTCTTAGTGCGGCTAACACACAAAATTATGATTTGTTGTTGTTGGATTTAACTTTGCCTAATTTAGACGGGCTTGAAGTGTGTAAGCGCATCTCCAAACAAAAACATATCCCTATTATTATTTCTTCAGCAAGAAGCGATGTGGAAGATAAGATTAAAGCGCTAGATTATGGGGCTGATGATTACCTCCCTAAACCCTATGATCCTAAAGAATTACTAGCTCGCATCCAATCCTTACTCAGGCGTTCTCATAAAAAAGAAGAAGTGAGTGAGCCAGGCGATGCGAATATCTTTAGGGTAGATAAGGATAGCCGAGAAGTGTATATGCATGAAAAAAAGCTAGACTTAACTAGGGCTGAATATGAAATCCTTTCGCTTCTCATTAGCAAAAAAGGTTATGTGTTTAGCCGTGAAAGCATTGCGATTGAGAGCGAGAGCATCAACCCTGAAAGCTCTAATAAAAGCATTGACGTGATCATTGGCCGTTTGCGATCTAAGATTGAAAAAAATCCTAAGCAACCGCAATACATCATCTCTGTTAGAGGGATTGGTTATAAATTAGAATACTGA
- a CDS encoding porphobilinogen synthase, which yields MFKRLRRLRSSENLRAMVRETRLNTDDFIAPLFVIESDSYIKNEISSMPGVYQMSMEPLLKECEELVGLGVKAVLLFGIPKHKDATGSHALNKDHIVAKATREIKKRFKDLIVIADLCFCEYTDHGHCGILENDSVSNDKTLEILNLQGLILAESGVDILAPSNMMDGNVLSLRKTLDNAGYTHTPIMSYSTKFASNYYGPFRDAANSAPSFGDRKSYQMDYANKKEALLESLEDEKQGADILMVKPALAYLDIVKEIRDHTLLPLALYNVSGEYAMLKLAQKHNLINYESVLLETMTCFKRAGADMIISYHAKEVANLLQRN from the coding sequence ATGTTCAAACGATTGAGAAGATTACGAAGCAGCGAAAATTTAAGGGCGATGGTGAGAGAAACGCGTCTAAATACTGATGATTTCATCGCTCCCTTATTTGTCATAGAAAGCGATAGTTATATTAAAAATGAAATCAGTTCCATGCCTGGCGTTTATCAAATGAGCATGGAGCCTCTTTTAAAAGAATGCGAAGAATTAGTGGGTTTAGGCGTCAAAGCCGTTTTATTGTTTGGCATTCCTAAACATAAGGACGCTACAGGAAGCCATGCGTTAAATAAGGATCACATTGTCGCAAAAGCTACGAGAGAAATTAAAAAACGATTCAAGGATTTGATCGTTATAGCGGATTTGTGTTTTTGTGAATACACCGACCATGGGCATTGCGGGATTTTAGAAAACGATTCTGTGTCTAACGATAAAACGCTAGAGATTTTAAATCTTCAAGGGCTTATTTTGGCTGAAAGCGGCGTGGATATTCTAGCCCCAAGCAACATGATGGATGGGAATGTTTTGAGCTTGAGAAAAACGCTAGATAACGCCGGCTATACCCACACGCCCATCATGAGCTATTCCACCAAATTTGCGAGCAATTACTATGGGCCTTTTAGAGATGCGGCAAACTCTGCGCCGAGTTTTGGCGATCGCAAAAGCTATCAAATGGATTACGCTAATAAAAAAGAAGCGCTTTTAGAAAGTTTAGAAGATGAAAAACAGGGTGCGGATATTTTAATGGTGAAACCGGCTTTGGCGTATTTGGATATTGTTAAAGAAATCAGAGATCACACTTTGCTCCCTTTAGCGCTCTATAATGTGAGCGGGGAATACGCCATGCTCAAACTCGCTCAAAAACACAACCTGATCAACTATGAAAGCGTTTTATTAGAAACGATGACTTGTTTTAAAAGAGCGGGAGCGGATATGATTATTAGCTATCATGCTAAAGAAGTGGCTAACTTATTACAAAGGAATTGA
- a CDS encoding YebC/PmpR family DNA-binding transcriptional regulator: MGRAFEYRRAAKEKRWDKMSKVFPKLAKAITLAAKEGGSEPDTNAKLRTAILNAKAQNMPKDNIDAAIKRASSKEGNLSEITYEGKANFGVLIIMECMTDNPTRTIANLKSYFNKTQGASIVPNGSLEFMFNRKSVFECLKSEVENLKLSLEDLEFALIDYGLEELEEVEEKIIIRGDYNSFKLLNEGFESLRLPILKASLQRIATTPIELNDEQMELTEKLLDRIEDDDDVVALYTNIE, from the coding sequence ATGGGACGAGCGTTTGAATACAGAAGAGCGGCTAAAGAAAAACGATGGGATAAGATGAGTAAGGTTTTCCCCAAGCTCGCCAAAGCGATCACTCTAGCGGCAAAAGAGGGCGGGAGCGAGCCGGACACGAACGCCAAACTACGAACGGCGATTTTAAACGCTAAAGCGCAAAACATGCCTAAAGACAATATTGATGCAGCGATTAAAAGAGCGAGCAGTAAAGAGGGGAATTTGAGTGAAATCACTTATGAGGGTAAGGCGAATTTTGGCGTGCTAATCATTATGGAATGCATGACTGATAACCCCACTAGAACCATTGCTAACCTTAAAAGCTATTTCAATAAAACGCAAGGGGCGAGCATCGTGCCTAATGGCTCTTTAGAGTTTATGTTTAACCGAAAAAGCGTGTTTGAATGCTTGAAAAGTGAAGTGGAAAATTTAAAACTCAGCCTAGAAGATTTGGAATTCGCTCTCATTGATTATGGCTTGGAAGAATTAGAAGAAGTGGAAGAAAAGATTATTATTAGGGGGGATTATAACAGCTTCAAGCTCTTAAATGAGGGGTTTGAAAGCTTGAGGTTGCCCATTTTAAAAGCGAGTTTGCAACGCATCGCTACAACGCCCATTGAATTGAATGACGAACAAATGGAGCTTACCGAAAAATTACTAGACAGGATTGAAGACGATGATGATGTGGTCGCGCTTTATACGAATATTGAGTGA
- a CDS encoding sel1 repeat family protein — protein MIKSWTKKWVFIWLVVAGCFSHLMATTGETYFKMATQAFKRGDYHKAVAFYKRSCNLRVGVSCTSLGSMYEDGDSVDQNIPKAVFYYRRGCNLRNHLACASLGSMYEDGDGVQKNLPKALYYYRRGCHLKGGVSCGSLGFMYFNGTGVKQNYAKALSLSKYACSLNYGISCNFTGYMYRNAKGVEKDLKKALTNFKRGCHLKDGASCVSLGYMYEAGLYVRQNEEQALNLYKKGCSLKEGSGCHNVAVMYYTGKGTPKDLDKAISYYKKGCTLGFSGSCKVLEEVIGKNSDNLQDDAQNDTQDDTQ, from the coding sequence ATGATAAAGAGTTGGACTAAAAAATGGGTTTTTATTTGGTTGGTGGTGGCGGGCTGTTTCAGTCATTTGATGGCTACAACCGGTGAGACATATTTTAAAATGGCTACTCAAGCCTTTAAGAGAGGGGATTACCATAAAGCGGTGGCTTTTTATAAGAGGAGCTGTAATTTAAGGGTGGGGGTGAGTTGCACGAGTTTGGGCTCTATGTATGAAGATGGCGATAGCGTGGATCAGAATATTCCAAAAGCCGTTTTTTATTACAGAAGAGGGTGCAATTTGAGGAATCATTTGGCTTGCGCGAGTTTAGGCTCTATGTATGAAGATGGCGATGGCGTTCAAAAAAACCTTCCAAAGGCTCTCTATTATTATAGGAGAGGGTGCCACTTAAAGGGTGGGGTGAGTTGCGGTAGTTTAGGTTTTATGTATTTTAATGGCACGGGCGTTAAGCAAAATTATGCCAAAGCCCTTTCTCTTTCTAAATACGCTTGCAGTTTGAATTATGGTATTAGTTGTAACTTTACAGGGTATATGTATAGGAACGCAAAAGGCGTGGAGAAGGATTTGAAAAAAGCCCTTACGAATTTTAAAAGAGGGTGCCATTTAAAAGACGGAGCGAGCTGTGTGAGTTTAGGCTATATGTATGAAGCCGGTCTTTATGTCAGACAAAATGAAGAGCAGGCCTTGAATCTTTATAAAAAGGGGTGTTCTTTAAAAGAAGGGAGCGGTTGTCATAATGTGGCGGTGATGTATTACACGGGTAAGGGCACTCCAAAGGATTTGGATAAAGCCATTTCGTATTATAAGAAAGGTTGCACTTTAGGCTTTAGCGGTAGTTGTAAAGTGTTAGAAGAAGTGATTGGCAAGAATTCTGATAATTTGCAAGATGACGCGCAAAACGACACGCAAGATGATACGCAATAA
- a CDS encoding glycosyltransferase family 8 protein, translating into MSIIIPIVIAFDNNYVIPAGVSLYSMLACAKVENPQSQNDSEKLFYKIHCLVDNLSFENQRKLKETLAPFSAFMSLEFLDISTPNLSSIEPSAMDKINEAFLQLNIYAKTRFSKMVMCRLFLASLFPQYDKIIMFDADTLFLNDVSGSFFIPLDGYYFGAAKDFASDKSPKHFQIAREKDPRQAFSLYEHYLNESDMQIIYESNYNAGFLIVNSKLWRADHLEERLLDLAHQKGQCVFYPEQDLLTLACYQKVLILPYIYNTHPFMANQKRFIPDKKEIVMLHFYFVGKPWISPTALYSKEWHEILLKTPFYAEYSVKFLKQMTECLSLKDKQKTFEFLAPLLNPKTLLEYVFFRLNRIFKRLKEKFFNS; encoded by the coding sequence ATGAGTATTATTATTCCTATTGTCATCGCTTTTGACAACAACTATGTGATCCCAGCTGGCGTGAGCTTGTATTCCATGCTAGCTTGTGCTAAAGTAGAAAATCCTCAATCACAAAATGATAGTGAAAAACTTTTTTATAAAATCCACTGCCTGGTGGATAACTTGAGCTTTGAAAACCAGCGCAAATTAAAAGAGACTCTAGCCCCCTTTAGCGCTTTTATGAGCCTAGAATTTTTAGACATTTCAACCCCCAATCTTTCTTCAATAGAACCCTCTGCGATGGATAAAATCAATGAAGCTTTTTTGCAACTCAATATTTACGCTAAAACGCGCTTTTCTAAAATGGTCATGTGCCGCTTGTTTTTGGCTTCTTTATTCCCGCAATACGACAAAATCATCATGTTTGATGCGGACACTTTGTTTTTAAACGATGTGAGCGGAAGTTTTTTTATCCCGCTAGATGGTTATTATTTTGGAGCGGCTAAAGATTTTGCTTCCGATAAAAGCCCTAAACATTTTCAAATAGCGCGAGAAAAAGACCCTCGTCAAGCCTTTTCCCTTTATGAGCATTACCTTAATGAAAGCGATATGCAAATCATCTATGAAAGCAATTATAACGCCGGGTTTTTAATCGTAAATTCAAAGCTGTGGCGTGCTGATCATTTAGAAGAACGCTTATTGGATTTAGCCCATCAAAAAGGCCAATGCGTGTTTTACCCTGAACAGGATCTTTTAACGCTCGCATGCTATCAAAAAGTTTTAATCTTACCCTATATTTATAACACCCACCCTTTCATGGCCAATCAAAAACGCTTCATCCCTGACAAAAAAGAAATCGTCATGCTGCATTTTTATTTTGTAGGAAAACCTTGGATTTCACCCACTGCTTTATATTCTAAAGAATGGCATGAGATTCTTTTAAAAACCCCTTTTTATGCTGAATATTCCGTGAAATTCCTTAAACAAATGACAGAATGTTTAAGCCTTAAAGACAAACAAAAAACCTTTGAATTTCTTGCCCCCCTACTCAACCCAAAAACCCTTTTAGAATATGTCTTTTTTAGATTGAATAGGATTTTCAAACGCTTAAAAGAAAAATTTTTTAACTCTTAG
- a CDS encoding shikimate kinase, producing the protein MQHLVLIGFMGSGKSSLAQELGLALKLEVLDTDMIISERVGLSVRGIFEELGEDNFRMFEKNLIDELKTLKTPHIISTGGGIVMHDNLKGLGTTFYLKIDFETLIKRLNQKEREKRPLLNDLTQAKELFEKRQALYEKNASFIVDARGGLNNSLKQVLQFIA; encoded by the coding sequence ATGCAGCATTTAGTCTTAATCGGTTTTATGGGGAGCGGTAAAAGCTCCTTAGCGCAAGAATTGGGGTTGGCTTTGAAATTAGAAGTGTTGGATACGGATATGATCATTAGCGAGAGGGTGGGCTTGAGCGTGAGAGGGATTTTTGAAGAGCTTGGCGAAGACAATTTCAGGATGTTTGAAAAAAATTTGATTGATGAATTAAAAACGCTCAAAACCCCCCATATTATTTCTACCGGTGGGGGCATTGTGATGCATGATAACCTTAAGGGTTTAGGCACAACTTTTTATCTCAAAATAGATTTTGAGACCTTGATTAAGCGTTTGAATCAAAAAGAAAGGGAAAAACGCCCCCTTTTGAATGATCTCACTCAAGCCAAAGAGCTTTTTGAAAAACGCCAAGCTCTCTATGAAAAAAACGCCTCTTTTATCGTTGATGCAAGGGGTGGTTTAAATAATTCTTTAAAACAAGTGCTACAATTCATCGCATAA
- a CDS encoding AMIN domain-containing protein, with protein MAVLKKMIGLVAVLSVLLARDNPFEPEINSKNLQGGFNGIYDSYFKEIHVDLPTSARILKQITLTYQDIDGSIHSKVVGIDKSIDWHYPLKLSQHTLNQAAFEKRYQIQDFDFLMANNTMILRSPYKILRSFVLVNPYRIVLDTQKGPLDIYQNMDLNQKFFSHIKVGTHKDYYRITLILDGKYRYLLEEKNGAYELKLK; from the coding sequence ATGGCAGTGTTAAAAAAGATGATAGGTTTGGTGGCGGTTTTAAGCGTTTTATTAGCTAGAGACAACCCTTTTGAGCCTGAAATCAATTCCAAGAATTTGCAAGGGGGCTTTAATGGGATCTATGATAGCTATTTTAAAGAAATCCATGTGGATTTGCCCACGAGCGCTAGGATTTTAAAACAAATCACGCTCACTTACCAAGATATTGATGGCTCTATCCATTCTAAAGTCGTGGGTATTGATAAAAGCATTGATTGGCATTACCCCTTAAAACTCTCCCAACACACCCTTAATCAAGCCGCTTTTGAAAAACGCTACCAGATTCAAGATTTTGATTTTTTAATGGCAAACAACACGATGATTTTGCGCTCCCCTTATAAAATTTTGCGCTCTTTTGTGCTAGTCAATCCTTATAGAATCGTGTTAGACACGCAAAAAGGCCCGTTGGATATTTATCAAAACATGGATTTAAACCAGAAGTTTTTTTCTCACATTAAAGTCGGTACGCACAAAGATTATTACCGCATCACGCTCATTTTAGACGGGAAATACCGCTATCTTTTGGAAGAAAAAAACGGGGCGTATGAATTAAAATTGAAATAA